A single region of the Marmota flaviventris isolate mMarFla1 chromosome 10, mMarFla1.hap1, whole genome shotgun sequence genome encodes:
- the LOC139707362 gene encoding PRAME family member 12-like has translation MSIQSLPMLLELAGSSLLSDKSRAILDLEDMPIELFPPLFVEAFSRGHTEVLKKMVQAWPFTCLPLGALRRKPQMEMIQVALDGLNVLLAQQDHPRRWKLQVLDLRRASRNFWRMWSGALVDGRSPEAMKKNQTSKHGPAMAAKPPFQMKNLRKLLVSQVRVPAHTSPEEQERLLTQLTSQFLRMDCLRNFCVDAVLLLKGHMEQALDFSPESLKILLEITVASLKSLDLEACGITDSQLQALLPALSCCSQLRVLSFHGNRNSMSAQRDLLLHTARLSQLSVELYPAPLKSYDAQGAIHPGRCPNSVLSSQQ, from the exons ATGAGCATCCAGTCCCTACCCATGCTGCTGGAGCTGGCAGGGAGCAGCCTACTGAGTGACAAGTCCAGGGCCATCCTAGATCTGGAGGACATGCCCATAGAGCTCTTCCCACCACTCTTTGTGGAGGCCTTCAGCAGGGGACACACTGAGGTCCTGAAGAAAATGGTACAGGCCTGGCCCTTCACCTGCCTGCCCCTGGGGGCCCTGAGGAGGAAGCCACAGATGGAGATGATCCAAGTGGCACTGGATGGGCTAAACGTGCTGCTTGCCCAGCAGGATCACCCCAG gaggtggaaactgcaggTGCTGGATTTGCGGAGGGCTTCACGGAACTTCTGGAGGATGTGGTCTGGAGCCCTGGTTGATGGTCGCTCACCAGAGGCCATGAAGAAGAATCAAACATCGAAACATGGTCCAGCAATGGCAGCTAAGCCGCCCTTCCAG ATGAAGAACCTGAGGAAGCTGCTTGTCTCCCAGGTCCGCGTGCCTGCCCACACCTCCCCAGAGGAGCAGGAGCGGCTGCTCACCCAGCTCACCTCGCAGTTCCTCAGGATGGACTGCCTGAGGAATTTCTGTGTGGATGCTGTCCTCCTCCTCAAGGGCCACATGGAGCAGGCCCTAG ATTTCAGTCCAGAGTCTCTCAAAATTCTGCTGGAAATCACTGTAGCCTCTCTGAAGAGCCTGGACTTGGAAGCTTGTGGGATCACTGACTCGCAGCTCCAggccctcctgcctgccctgagcTGCTGCTCCCAGCTCAGGGTTTTGAGCTTCCATGGGAACCGCAACTCCATGTCAGCCCAGAGGGACCTGCTGCTTCACACTGCCAGGCTGAGCCAGTTGAGCGTAGAGCTGTACCCTGCCCCTCTGAAGAGCTATGATGCCCAGGGTGCCATCCACCCAGGGAGATGTCCCAACTCTGTGCTGAGCTCACAGCAATAG